A region of the Anolis carolinensis isolate JA03-04 chromosome 1, rAnoCar3.1.pri, whole genome shotgun sequence genome:
cacactggggaaaaaccttatacatgcctagagtgtggacaaagcttcactcatagttcatgtctacattcacatcaaaggactcacactggggagaaaccctatcaaTGCCTGgattgtggacagagcttcactcataattCAGGTCTACatgcacatcaaaggactcacactggggagaaaccctatacatgcatggagtgtggacagagcttcactcagagttcaagtctacgttcacatcaaagaattcacactggagaaaaaccctatacatgcctggaatgtggaaagagcttcactcatacTTCAAGTCTACGCTCGCATcataggactcacactggggagaaaccttatcaATGCCTGgattgtggacagagcttcactgagaatggaagtctacgtttacatcaaagaattcacactggggaaaaaccctgtatatgtctggagtgtggacagagcttcactcagagttcaagtctacgttcacatcaaagaactcacactggggagaaaccctatacatgcctggagtgtggaaagagcttcactcagagagTGAATCTAAAttcgcatcaaaggactcacactggagaaaaaccctatacatgcttggagtgtggacagagcttcactcatagttcaggtttacggtcacatcaaaggactcatactggggagaaaccctataaatgtcaggagtgtggacaaagcttcactcatagttcaggtttGCGTTCACATCAaatgactcacactggggagaaaccctatgcatgcctggagtgtggaaagagcttcactcatagttcaggtctacgtttacatcaaaggactcacactggggagaaaccctataaactCATggtgtgtggaaagagcttctctgAGAGTTCAAATCTACATGGACCTAGAACTCACATTGGAGAGAATAGTGGTATTTGACCCCATAGAGATTGTCCGAGATATATATTTTCATGTTAGTGGCACACTTTTTAGTCATTCATCCTTTTGCCACACAGTAGTTCTGTTAGCAAATCAtaggttaaaccaggggtccccaaacttttaaagcagagggccagtccacaatctttcagactgtggaggggccgaattatcatttgaaaaaaaaatgaacaaattcctgtgcacactgcacatgtcttattcgtagtgcaaaacaacaacaacaatgaaagaacaatacaatatttaaaaatgaaaacaattgtaaacaacataaacctatcaggatttcaatgggaagtgtgggcctgcttctggccaatgagatagtcaggttcattaggattgttgttgttgtgtgccttcaagtcatttcagactttaggtgagcctaagtctaaaattatttatttattcatttactacatttatttattacatttatatcctgcccttctcaccctgaaggggactcagagcagctgtatgtacatacaatatattatattattagcatagcacaatattagcattatatattactacattgaactataccactatactgtaatattatatgtaatatataacatataattaatattattatatggtattattattagtattatattgtataacattataatattattatcaatattatatgtatatacaatatagtatactagctgtgcctggccacgcgttgctgtggcattgtctggtggtgttggtgagaaattgttgaggtagtagttgtattgaatgtctgttgtatggttgtctttatgtttagtatgcatttggttgtttgtgtactgtgaaagtggtgagggcagagggggtctatgtattttataggcagtgtggaagaggcctaagcgaggcctaattctgcctttcccctgggctgagtgggttgctaggagtgggcagagcttagccttctaactggcagcaattggataaaaacaattattcctctccctctaattaggactttctttttcttttcttttttttgtatcaacctagaggtgtggatgaggggttgtgctgtcagttttcggggttggggggcctttagttttgttgttttgtcggtcgccaggattccatcactcttttatatatatagattatttaaaatgatataaaaatattatattataaaactgagggcaggggccaggtaaatgaccttggagggccgcatccggcccccgggccttagtttggggacccctgggttaaaccaacctcttatatgttttcaatatatataatataatgtaatataataatatataggaaTCAGTTTCCTATAATGAGTCCcctgggaagatggggcgggctgcaaat
Encoded here:
- the LOC134295643 gene encoding zinc finger protein 135-like — protein: MTEKASKCLECGKSFTRRDRLQQHERIHTGEKPFECLVCGKSFTYSGGLYLHQRTHTGEKPYTCLECGKSFAQSGDLRPHQRTHTGEKPYKCLECGKGFTQRANLRSHQRTHTGEKPYTCMECGQSFTESGSLRSHQRTHTGEKPYTCLECGQSFTHSSCLHSHQRTHTGEKPYQCLDCGQSFTHNSGLHAHQRTHTGEKPYTCMECGQSFTQSSSLRSHQRIHTGEKPYTCLECGKSFTHTSSLRSHHRTHTGEKPYQCLDCGQSFTENGSLRLHQRIHTGEKPCICLECGQSFTQSSSLRSHQRTHTGEKPYTCLECGKSFTQRVNLNSHQRTHTGEKPYTCLECGQSFTHSSGLRSHQRTHTGEKPYKCQECGQSFTHSSGLRSHQMTHTGEKPYACLECGKSFTHSSGLRLHQRTHTGEKPYKLMVCGKSFSESSNLHGPRTHIGENSGI